In one Calderihabitans maritimus genomic region, the following are encoded:
- a CDS encoding MerR family transcriptional regulator, producing MTIAEVSKKFGLSPDTLRYYERIGLIPRVKRNKSGIRDYTEEDCRWIEFIKCMRSAGVQVEALIEYIALFQQGDETIEARKQILIAQREQLLSRIEEMKRALERLNFKIEEYETKLVPAENKLKRLAHNI from the coding sequence ATGACGATTGCAGAAGTAAGCAAAAAATTTGGCCTTTCACCTGATACATTACGTTATTATGAACGCATTGGACTGATTCCTCGAGTGAAGCGCAATAAAAGCGGAATCAGGGATTATACAGAGGAAGATTGTAGGTGGATTGAATTCATCAAATGTATGCGTAGCGCAGGTGTTCAAGTTGAAGCGCTGATCGAGTATATCGCGCTCTTCCAGCAAGGTGACGAAACCATAGAGGCCAGAAAGCAAATCCTTATTGCGCAACGCGAGCAACTCCTTTCCCGGATTGAGGAAATGAAGAGAGCGCTGGAACGGCTAAATTTTAAAATTGAAGAATATGAAACTAAGCTTGTTCCGGCAGAAAACAAGTTAAAAAGATTGGCACACAACATCTAG